The genomic interval CTTGATCCAGCATAAGAGCGGCCAGCGGCTCGACCTGCCACTTCCGGAGGAATGCGCGCTGGCGATCATCGACTACTGGAAGAACGAGCGCCGGCAGGTCGAGGATCCGCACCTGCTGGTGCGCCAAAGAGCCCCGCACCAACCGCCCACGGCGGGCAACCACTTTCACCAGGTGGTTGCCGGGTGCTTCGACCGTGCTGGGGTCGAGACAGCTGGCAGGCACCGCGGCCTGCACTCATTGCGGCATTCTGTCGCGGTCGGGATGCTCGAGGCTGGGACACCTTATCCGGTGATCGGCGCTGTGCTGGGCCATGCCAATGCGAACACCACTCGCAGATATCTCAGGGTCAACGTCGCCGACCTTCGCCCGTTGGCGTTGGAGGTGCCCAATGGCCGTTGAGATCATTCCCGACGGGGCGTTCCCAGAGTTGTTCAGCGAGTTCGTCGAGTACAAGAGGAACCTGGGCTACGTCTATCCGAAAAGCCGCCTCTACCTCGTCAGGCGCCTGTCGAGATTCCTCGCCGGGCAAGACGGAGACGAGCGGGTGCTGACCAGGGACGCGGTCGAGGTCTTCGTCCGGCCGGGCGATGGAGAGTCCACTGGGTCGATCGCGGGCCGGCGCGGTATCGTCCGTCAGTTCGCCTTGTTCCTCCGGTGGAAGGGAATCGAGGCATGGGTGCTGCCGGACCGAGTGCGGCCGCGCCAATCCAGCGCGTTCATTCCCCGGATCATTACGGCTGACGAGATGGCCCGGATCATCGCCTGCGCCGACGCTCGTCCCGCATCGCGGTGCGGACCGCAAACCCAGCCGGTCTACGCGATGGTTGTCCGCTTGCTGTGGTGCTGCGGGCTGCGGATCGGCGAGACGCTGTCTCTGCGGATCGGCGACGTGGACCTGGCCGATGCCGTCATCACCGTCCACAAAGCGAAGCACAACCGGACCAGGTTGGTGCCGATGTCCGAGTCTTTGGCGGCATACGCCCGCCGCTACGTGGTTGCTGTCGGCCTTATCCCCGAAGATCGGGGGGCGTGGTTCTTCCCCTCCCCACGAGGCGGGCGCTACAACCCGGGCTCGGTCACCGCGCACATTCAGGGGTTGATGCTCCAAGCGGACGTCACTACCGCCTCGGGTCGTGCTCCGCGTTCTCATGACCTGAGGCATTCGTATGCGGTGGCCTGCCTGGGGAAGATGCAGGCCTCCGGGGTGGACGTTTACGCGGCACTGCCTTTGCTGGCGACCTATATGGGACACGCCGACATCGTCTCAGCGGAGTATTACCTGCGCCTCGACCCGTCAGCCTGGGGCAGCATCGATCAGGTCATGGAAGGCGCCTACGCGGGCGTATTCCCCAACGAGGAGGTGTGAGATGGCTGCCGCCCGCCCTTTCGCCGACATGCTGGCCCGGTTCCTCACCGTCCACCTGCCCGTCACCCGGGACTGTTCCAGGAACACCATCTCCGCCTATCGGGACGCGTTCACGCTGTTCCTGCGGTTCATGGAAGACCGGTTGGCGATCCCGCCGGACAGGGTCTCCTTCACAGACTTCACCACGCCGAACGTGGCGGCCTTCCTCGATTGGCTGCGCACCGACAGGGGCTGCTCCTCCGCCACCGCCAACCAGCGCCTGGCGGCGTTGAAATCGTTCTTCCGATACGTTCAAACCGAAGCCCCCGAGCAAATCGCACAGGCCCAACAAGTC from Pseudarthrobacter sp. SSS035 carries:
- a CDS encoding tyrosine-type recombinase/integrase; the encoded protein is MAVEIIPDGAFPELFSEFVEYKRNLGYVYPKSRLYLVRRLSRFLAGQDGDERVLTRDAVEVFVRPGDGESTGSIAGRRGIVRQFALFLRWKGIEAWVLPDRVRPRQSSAFIPRIITADEMARIIACADARPASRCGPQTQPVYAMVVRLLWCCGLRIGETLSLRIGDVDLADAVITVHKAKHNRTRLVPMSESLAAYARRYVVAVGLIPEDRGAWFFPSPRGGRYNPGSVTAHIQGLMLQADVTTASGRAPRSHDLRHSYAVACLGKMQASGVDVYAALPLLATYMGHADIVSAEYYLRLDPSAWGSIDQVMEGAYAGVFPNEEV